The following coding sequences lie in one Lolium perenne isolate Kyuss_39 chromosome 2, Kyuss_2.0, whole genome shotgun sequence genomic window:
- the LOC127333093 gene encoding uncharacterized protein, whose translation MAPRFLACFGRGSATASAPDPAEELAPGPVLVELFSSQGCAASPDADAVAARLAQDSAGGVVVLGFHVDYWDYRGWKDPFASSAWTVRQKAYVEALRLDTLFTPQVVVQGRADCVGTEHDKLAQAVRDAPKYPSPAFKVTFQRPNPTTLQASFTGPLRARVDGGGSVMVALYESGVFTDCGRGENKGKALLNDHVVRRLEKLAAVRDGASAKKTVSGSVQFPLWDGFRPTKCGVVVFVQNAALQVLGVQHLDLPDKV comes from the exons ATGGCGCCGCGCTTCCTGGCGTGCTTCGGCAGGGGCAGCGCGACGGCCTCGGCGCCGGACCCGGCGGAGGAGCTGGCCCCGGGCCCGGTGCTGGTGGAGCTCTTCTCCTCGCAGGGTTGCGCCGCGTCTCCCGACGCAGACGCCGTGGCGGCGCGGCTGGCGCAGGACTCGGCCGGCGGCGTGGTGGTGCTCGGGTTCCACGTCGACTACTGGGACTACCGCGGCTGGAAGGACCCCTTCGCCTCCAGCGCCTGGACGGTGCGGCAGAAGGCCTACGTGGAGGCGCTCCGCCTCGACACGCTCTTCACGCCGCAGGTCGTCGTGCAGGGCCGCGCCGACTGCGTCGGCACCGAGCACGACAAGCTCGCGCAGGCCGTCCGCGACGCGCCCAAGTACCCCTCGCCGGCATTCAAG GTGACATTCCAGCGGCCGAACCCGACGACGCTGCAGGCGTCCTTCACGGGCCCGCTCCGCGCCCGCGTGGACGGCGGCGGGAGCGTGATGGTGGCGCTGTACGAGAGCGGCGTGTTCACCGACTGCGGCCGCGGCGAGAACAAGGGCAAGGCGCTGCTCAACGACCACGTGGTGCGCCGGCTCGAGAAGCTGGCCGCCGTGCGCGACGGCGCCTCCGCCAAGAAGACCGTCTCCGGGTCCGTCCAGTTCCCGCTCTGGGACGGCTTCCGCCCCACCAAGTGcggcgtcgtcgtcttcgtccAGAACGCCGCGCTGCAGGTGCTCGGCGTCCAGCACTTGGACCTGCCCGACAAAGTCTGA